One Coccinella septempunctata chromosome 8, icCocSept1.1, whole genome shotgun sequence genomic window carries:
- the LOC123318218 gene encoding uncharacterized protein LOC123318218, protein MPLSIEERIARADALREIAINQLVLIETCAFNAQQDESHITKFAMAFKNLKKLQKDFEKQHLAIAVALAGDSAKLQAQSEIMNDFCARCLEIETTYHTLIADKQIDQRSRTNTTAFQNTSIANNNDCIRLPRIELKEFSGSIQEFPSFIELFDTLVHGNDRLSEIEKFTYLISKVHGPPHALIRNLPIVSANYTVAYNALRDRYDNKRLRAVNSWKQLEGCPKLQKGDFKSLRYLLDTFSENLEVLRTMRYDVDSWCFILSNMLLDRLDPNTRREFEKAHASNEIPKYVDVRNYILAQCKALETFSLCTKAPGETPKNQSDTSRTTQRNALLSKTKRDVDKPIKSTRCSLCEGEHSIHNCAEFLNINASERFQVTKQKRLCVNCLSNKHTSSNCPSKYRCRQCKGTHHTLLHFTENLERSNTNAEQEPTHQTVAMFTKGEHEVLLSTALVSVRDAFGNIQTARAVLDSGSQSCFVTKGFANKLGLKKINIAATLHGLDRMHMPAKSGIHCVISGEDSTEFQADFIILDQICDSLPVTGFNKDKIPYLRGLKLADPNFNRRDKVDMLLGAEIYPLVLKEGRIVLDADSPVCLNTSFGWVVTGKLASLQKTQCTTPRPVKTFFAKYTTNDQLNDTLRLFWKTEEVPEAKIENPEDAFCENHFIQNIKHDERGGFTVSLPFKINAPDFGDTRSLAMRRYLSLERRLMQNAQSRIAYTDVINEYLNKGHMTEVEPPTVTELNSTFYIPHHAVLKADSTSTPLRVVMDASSHVPGKMSLNQALYSGPKLQRDLVEILINFRLHKYVMLTDIRQMFRMIQVEPRQRQYQRILWRPHQDSPITDYQLNVLVFGITSSPFLAIRTLLYLADKYEDFPLASQILRTQTFVDDITFGSDDLDMIENMRDQLIGLLSKGKFELRKWASNTRSLLDGLPEEHIQNIDFSFDSESNVSLKILGLKWSPVKDQFFFTFKNFDSKCTKRTMLSELARTFDPMGILTPITFYTKILIQRLWTLGLGWDETPPKDLVDKWSHFKRDLTVLSSFALPRHIDFRDTYSCHLIGFCDASIEGTCAVTYLRIKYRSSAVKTHFLLAKSKVAPLQSVSLPRLELDAAVLLAKLLKYVTEVLKDKICLTDIYAFSDSSVALSWIKNSPHLWKTYVANRVAFIQERVPPNKWHHVSSKDNAADCGSRGIFPSELLSHTLWWTGPQFLLDEPTSWVKKIQIRDKDSIESERRKITLSVQVKQPNILDTLLDKYSSLHRIKRVLAYIIRFKNRCLKRQHATIGEVDCLTHGELQSALVSIIRHEQRKYFGDEMLMIKNEERLPKSLRVLNPFMKDDVIRVGGRLRNADMPYDNKFPILIPSKSVLAKLLITEIHVQYMHAGIETTLSLLKRNYWILGAKRITRRIVGNCIPCWKVRPTSFLRPMGNLPDFRVKQARPFLNTGVDLAGPFMIKMGRIRTNKTFKAWICLFVCCATKAIHMELISELSSDAFLAGFRRFIGRRGICKNIYSDCGKNFIGSDKYLKNIYALVAEKEAIRWHFNPPSAPHMGGLWEANIKVVKTHLKRVTGSQILTYEEMNTVLVQIEAVLNSRPLTPLSSDPNDLSVLTPAHFLISEPLTTIPDPDTSDVPINRLTRWQLLVRMRTDFWKRWKTEYLHTLTQRSKWHFPDKSTPRIGDLVLIKSDNEPPLEWALGRITELNYGTDGIARVASVRTAKGILRRPLVKLCPLPTY, encoded by the coding sequence ATGCCTCTTTCAATCGAAGAAAGAATCGCTCGTGCAGACGCTTTGAGGGAAATCGCGATAAACCAATTGGTATTAATCGAAACTTGCGCATTCAATGCACAACAGGACGAAAGCCATATTACAAAATTCGCGATGGCCTTCAAAAATCTTAAAAAACTGCAAAAGGACTTCGAGAAGCAACATCTGGCAATCGCGGTCGCCTTAGCAGGAGATTCTGCGAAATTACAGGCTCAATCCGAAATTATGAACGATTTTTGCGCTAGGTGCCTCGAAATAGAAACAACCTATCATACGCTCATAGCGGATAAACAGATAGATCAACGTTCTAGAACCAATACGACAGCGTTTCAAAATACCTCAATCGCCAACAACAACGATTGCATCCGTCTACCGCGAATTGAATTAAAAGAATTTTCGGGTAGCATCCAAGAATTCCCGTCTTTCATTGAACTGTTCGATACCTTGGTTCATGGCAACGACAGGCTTTCCGAGATAGAAAAATTTACGTACCTGATCTCTAAAGTACACGGACCACCGCATGCCCTTATTAGAAATCTACCGATCGTGTCGGCAAACTATACAGTCGCTTACAATGCGTTGAGGGACAGGTACGACAATAAAAGGCTAAGAGCGGTAAATTCCTGGAAACAGCTAGAAGGTTGTCCCAAGCTTCAGAAGGGCGACTTTAAATCTCTGCGATATTTACTAGACACCTTCTCAGAAAACTTGGAAGTTCTGAGAACCATGCGGTATGATGTGGACAGCTGGTGTTTCATCTTGTCGAATATGTTGCTGGATCGTTTGGACCCGAATACGAGGCGGGAATTTGAGAAAGCTCATGCTTCGAACGAAATTCCTAAATATGTCGACGtgagaaattatattttggCACAGTGCAAGGCTTTAGAAACCTTCTCGTTGTGTACAAAGGCTCCGGGTGAAACGCCTAAAAATCAAAGCGATACGAGTAGAACAACCCAACGCAACGCTTTACTTTCAAAAACGAAAAGGGACGTAGATAAACCTATAAAGAGCACTCGGTGCAGTTTATGCGAGGGTGAACACTCCATACATAATTGTGCAGAATTCTTGAATATAAACGCCTCTGAACGTTTCCAGGTAACGAAACAGAAGAGATTATGTGTGAATTGTTTATCCAATAAACATACGTCGTCAAACTGTCCTTCCAAATATCGGTGCAGACAATGCAAAGGGACTCATCACACCCTTTTGCATTTCACTGAGAATCTCGAACGGTCCAACACTAATGCAGAACAAGAGCCCACACACCAAACGGTTGCTATGTTCACGAAAGGTGAACACGAAGTTTTATTGTCCACCGCGTTAGTGAGCGTTCGCGATGCCTTCGGTAATATTCAAACAGCGAGAGCGGTTCTAGATTCGGGTTCACAATCATGCTTCGTCACAAAAGGTTTCGCAAATAAATTAggtctcaaaaaaattaatatagcTGCTACTCTACATGGCCTCGACAGAATGCATATGCCGGCTAAGTCGGGCATTCACTGTGTGATCTCTGGCGAAGATTCTACAGAATTTCAAGCGGATTTCATTATTTTAGACCAAATTTGTGATTCATTGCCTGTCACCGGGTTCAATAAAGACAAAATCCCATATTTACGTGGCTTAAAACTGGCAGATCCGAATTTCAACAGAAGGGATAAGGTTGACATGCTTTTAGGCGCCGAAATATATCCTCTTGTTCTTAAGGAAGGAAGAATTGTATTGGATGCAGATTCACCGGTTTGCTTAAATACTTCATTCGGTTGGGTGGTAACGGGCAAACTCGCCTCTCTTCAAAAAACTCAGTGCACCACGCCACGTCCCGTTAAAACCTTTTTTGCGAAATATACGACAAATGACCAACTGAATGATACTCTGCGACTGTTCTGGAAAACCGAAGAAGTCCCCGAAGCAAAAATAGAGAATCCAGAGGATGCGTTTTGCGAGAATCACTTTATTCAAAACATTAAACATGATGAACGCGGCGGATTTACGGTTTCCCTACCCTTCAAAATAAACGCACCCGATTTTGGAGATACTCGTTCCCTCGCAATGCGGCGATACTTGTCATTAGAAAGACGATTGATGCAAAATGCACAGAGTCGAATCGCGTATACAGATGTCATCAACGAATATCTGAATAAAGGTCATATGACAGAGGTAGAACCACCCACAGTTACGGAACTGAATAGCACGTTTTATATTCCGCATCACGCCGTCCTAAAGGCAGATTCTACATCTACACCACTCAGAGTGGTCATGGACGCAAGCAGCCACGTTCCGGGAAAGATGTCACTCAATCAGGCGCTATATAGTGGCCCCAAATTACAACGCGACCTAGTTGAAATTCTGATAAACTTTAGACTCCACAAGTATGTTATGCTTACGGATATCAGACAAATGTTCAGAATGATACAAGTGGAGCCCCGGCAAAGACAATATCAACGTATACTGTGGCGCCCTCATCAAGACAGTCCGATCACCGATTACCAATTGAACGTCCTCGTGTTCGGCATCACGTCATCTCCTTTTCTAGCAATCCGAACGCTCCTGTATCTTGCTGATAAATATGAAGATTTCCCGTTAGCTTCACAAATTTTACGTACGCAAACTTTCGTGGATGATATTACTTTCGGAAGCGACGATCTAGATATGATTGAAAACATGCGCGATCAACTTATTGGATTGCTTAGCAAAGGTAAATTTGAACTGAGGAAGTGGGCATCCAATACAAGATCCCTTTTGGACGGATTGCCTGAAGAACACATTCAGAATATAGATTTTTCATTCGATTCCGAAAGTAACGTTTCCTTGAAAATTCTTGGTTTGAAGTGGTCCCCAGTAAAAGATCAATTTTTCTTCACGTTTAAAAACTTCGATTCGAAATGTACTAAAAGAACAATGCTCTCGGAGTTGGCACGCACATTCGATCCGATGGGAATTTTGACCCCCATCACCTTTTACACGAAGATACTGATACAGCGGTTGTGGACGTTAGGCCTGGGCTGGGATGAAACACCGCCAAAGGATCTTGTCGATAAGTGGTCACATTTCAAGAGAGACCTCACGGTGCTATCTTCCTTCGCACTACCACGGCATATCGATTTTCGCGACACGTATTCATGTCATTTAATTGGGTTTTGTGATGCTTCCATAGAGGGAACATGTGCGGTCActtatttgagaattaaatacaGAAGTTCAGCAGTCAAGACGCATTTTTTGTTAGCGAAATCAAAGGTTGCCCCCTTACAATCAGTTTCTTTACCTAGACTGGAATTAGATGCTGCGGTTCTTCTAGCAAAATTGTTGAAGTACGTAACAGAGGTACTCAAAGACAAGATATGTCTGACGGATATCTATGCCTTCAGCGACAGTTCCGTGGCCCTTTCTTGGATTAAAAATTCACCGCATCTATGGAAAACGTATGTCGCAAATAGAGTGGCTTTCATTCAGGAAAGAGTCCCACCTAATAAGTGGCATCATGTATCCTCCAAAGATAACGCAGCCGACTGCGGCTCCAGAGGCATTTTTCCGTCTGAATTATTGTCACACACATTGTGGTGGACAGGTCCTCAGTTCCTTTTAGACGAACCAACATCCTGGgtgaagaaaattcaaattcgcgATAAAGATTCGATTGAAAGCGAGCGGCGAAAGATAACACTAAGCGTTCAAGTGAAGCAACCGAACATCTTAGACACGTTGCTTGATAAATACTCATCTCTCCACAGAATTAAACGCGTTCTTGCCTATATTATCCGTTTCAAGAATAGATGCCTGAAACGCCAGCATGCAACAATTGGGGAGGTAGATTGTCTCACACACGGCGAGTTGCAAAGTGCTCTCGTTTCAATCATAAGGCACGAACAAAGAAAGTATTTCGGAGATGAAATGTTAATGATAAAAAACGAAGAAAGGCTACCTAAATCGTTGAGGGTTCTAAATCCCTTCATGAAGGACGACGTAATAAGAGTCGGTGGCAGATTGCGTAATGCGGACATGCCGTACGACAATAAATTTCCGATACTCATACCTAGTAAATCGGTTTTAGCCAAATTACTCATTACCGAAATACACGTTCAGTATATGCACGCAGGTATAGAAACAACTTTATCTCTCCTAAAGAGAAATTATTGGATATTGGGCGCCAAACGAATCACTCGACGTATCGTCGGCAACTGCATACCGTGTTGGAAGGTTCGTCCCACAAGTTTTCTTCGGCCAATGGGCAATCTTCCCGATTTTCGAGTAAAACAAGCGCGACCTTTCCTTAACACCGGAGTTGACTTAGCCGGACCCTTCATGATAAAAATGGGTAGAATTCGGACCAACAAGACATTCAAAGCTTGGATATGTTTATTCGTATGTTGTGCAACGAAAGCGATTCATATGGAATTAATATCGGAACTCTCTTCGGATGCCTTTCTAGCAGGTTTCAGACGTTTCATTGGCCGGCGCGGGAtttgtaaaaatatttattcggaTTGCGGAAAAAATTTCATCGGTTCCGAtaaatatctcaaaaatatttATGCCCTCGTAGCAGAAAAGGAAGCCATCCGTTGGCATTTCAACCCGCCGTCAGCGCCACACATGGGGGGACTCTGGGAAGCGAATATTAAGGTGGTAAAAACACATCTGAAAAGGGTTACGGGATCTCAGATCTTGACATACGAGGAAATGAACACGGTGCTCGTGCAGATAGAGGCGGTTCTGAACTCGAGACCATTGACTCCTTTGAGTTCCGACCCGAACGATTTGTCTGTTTTGACACCAGCGCACTTTTTAATTTCAGAACCACTAACAACCATCCCAGACCCAGATACCTCAGATGTACCCATAAACAGATTAACTCGTTGGCAACTGTTGGTTCGCATGCGTACGGATTTTTGGAAAAGATGGAAAACCGAATACTTACACACCCTTACTCAAAGATCGAAATGGCACTTTCCAGATAAGTCAACGCCCAGAATAGGCGACTTGGTTTTGATAAAATCAGATAATGAACCCCCACTAGAATGGGCTTTGGGAAGAATAACCGAATTAAATTACGGCACAGATGGTATTGCGCGAGTCGCCTCAGTGAGAACCGCGAAAGGTATATTGCGTAGGCCCTTGGTCAAGCTGTGTCCCCTGCCCACGTATTGA